One genomic region from Pempheris klunzingeri isolate RE-2024b chromosome 4, fPemKlu1.hap1, whole genome shotgun sequence encodes:
- the trappc4 gene encoding trafficking protein particle complex subunit 4 has protein sequence MVIFSVYVVNKAGGLIYQYDNYVPRAEAEKTFSYPLDLVLKHHDEKVVVSFGQRDGIRVGHAVLSINGVDVMGKSTAEGKDILEYLKDPSNYPVSIRFGRARLSSNEKLMLASMFHSLFAIGSQLSPEAGSSGIEMLETDVFKLHCFQTLTGIKFIVLADPRQSGIDALLRKIYEIYSDFALKNPFYSLEMPIRCELFDQNLKGALEIAEKAGNFGVGS, from the exons ATGGTGATcttcagtgtgtatgtggtgaACAAGGCTGGAGGTTTAATTTACCAATATGACAACTATGTCCCGAGAGCTGAGGCCGAGAAAACATTCAGCTACCCTTTAGACTTAGTGCTCAAGCATCACGATGAAAAGGTCGTCGTGTCGTTCGGACAGCGGGACGGAATTAGAG TGGGCCATGCAGTGCTGTCCATCAACGGAGTTGATGTGATGGGCAAGAGCACAGCAGAGGGAAAGGACATCCTCGAATACTTGAAGGATCCCTCAAACTATCCGGTGTCTATTCGCTTTGGACGGGCACGTCTGAGCTCCAACGAGAAGCTGATGCTGGCATCGATGTTCCACTC GTTGTTTGCTATAGGTTCACAGCTGTCCCCTGAGGCTGGCAGTTCTGGGATTGAGATGCTGGAAACGGACGTCTTCAAGCTCCACTGCTTCCAGACTCTCACAG GGATAAAGTTCATCGTGCTGGCGGACCCTCGTCAATCTGGTATTGATGCGTTATTGAGGAAGATTTATGAGATCTATTCCGATTTTGCCCTCAAGAACCCGTTCTATTCTCTGGAAATGCCGATCAG GTGTGAACTCTTTGATCAGAATCTGAAGGGCGCACTAGAGATCGCAGAGAAAGCGGGCAACTTTGGAGTTGGATCTTAA
- the cfap45 gene encoding cilia- and flagella-associated protein 45: MRLGSSSTGSSSRSSSHTRRYRTRAPNSQVDETLFGSPKTVSDRGDSAFRDKCQSQRKQDGDTLQIITKDLIRNLRIPFKDPSGESIILPSDEFERIVSASRVVSKAEREVLTEAYQRKKEEEIKAAEERKHQIYEADLSRKENHALTELEAKERAQRLVERANALRMEQEDEIKKLNKLILGAQCQATRDAQIQEKKQIHTEMADEEKRLDAMMELERCKALETMELIDDLRKQQRIRGMQQIKNQIQLRADEKRMQDEVKEMEKQLIREKQEKINLEDLKALEKRREEQQRLHKEIMCINAETMRAKEQRREEEKLADMKDIEYRKKKMEREAEYEAEQRRIKKEKELEIARMRTRQERAKDYKAEQDELRARRNQEVTDREWRRREKQMVSKKAQEEAMLRAARVEQVRCKEHFLSIEAGREKAEFERVLKAQQDSIIRQKEAEEKQCQKMLRHAESIQCQVKEHELSAVAKRREVFKEADRLIEEARQRRMRLDDIKEKKLEELRATGLSEKYCGEVERKAWSLGL, encoded by the exons ATG AGGCTGGGATCCAGCTCCACCGGAAGCTCCTCCAGGAGCAGCTCTCATACCCGCCGGTACCGCACCAGGGCCCCCAACTCTCAGGTGGACGAGACCCTGTTTGGGAGCCCAAAAACGGTGAGTGA TCGTGGAGACTCAGCCTTCAGGGACAAGTGTCAGTCCCAGAGGAAACAGGATGGAGACACCCTTCAAATCATCACCAAAGACCTCATTCGCAATCTCAG GATCCCATTTAAGGATCCCTCAGGAGAGTCCATCATTTTGCCATCAGATGAGTTTGAGCGGATTGTCTCAGCGTCCCGGGTTGTCTCcaaggcagagagggaggtcCTGACGGAGGCCtatcagaggaagaaagaagaggaaatc aaagctgcagaggaaaggAAGCATCAAATCTACGAGGCAGACCTGTCCCGTAAGGAGAACCACGCTCTGACTGAGCTGGAGGCAAAGGAACGTGCGCAGCGTTTGGTGGAGCGGGCCAACGCCTTAAGGATGGAGCAAGAGGACGAGATCAAAAAGCTCAACAAG CTGATTCTGGGTGCACAGTGCCAAGCCACACGTGATGCCCAGATCCAGGAAAAGAAACAGATCCACACGGAGATGGCAGATGAGGAGAAGCGCCTGGATGCCATGATGGAGCTGGAGCGCTGCAAGGCCTTGGAGACTATGGAGCTAATTGATGACCTGCGCAAACAACAAAGGATCAG GGGGATGCAGCAAATTAAGAACCAGATCCAGCTCCGTGCTGACGAGAAGCGCATGCAAGACGAGgtgaaagagatggagaaacagcTAATAAGAGAGAAGCAGGAGAAAATTAACCTGGAGGACCTCAAG GCcctggagaagaggagggaggagcaaCAGCGTCTCCACAAGGAGATCATGTGCATCAATGCCGAGACCATGCGAGccaaggagcagaggagagaagaggagaagctgGCTGACATGAAAGATATAGAATaccgcaaaaaaaaaatg GAGAGGGAGGCCGAAtatgaagcagagcagaggcgaatcaagaaggagaaggagtTGGAGATTGCCAGGATGAGAACCCGGCAAGAGAGAGCAAAAGACTACAAGGCAGAGCAG GATGAGCTCCGTGCTCGGAGGAACCAAGAAGTTACAGACAGAGaatggagaaggagagagaaacagatggtGTCAAAGAAAGCGCAGGAGGAGGCCATGCTGAGGGCGGCTCGTGTGGAGCAAGTTCGCTGCAAAGAGCACTTCCTGTCCATCGAGGCTGGCCGTGAGAAAGCAGAGTTTGAGAGGGTGCTGAa GGCGCAGCAGGACTCGATCATCAGACAGAAGGAGGCTGAGGAGAAGCAGTGTCAGAAAATGCTCCGTCACGCAGAGTCCATCCAATGTCAGGTGAAAGAACACGAGCTCTCAGCGGTCGCTAAGCGCAGAGAGGTCTTCAAGGAAGCCGATCGGTTGATTGAGGAGGCCCGGCAGAGACGTATGCGCCTGGATGACATCAAAGAAaagaagctggaggagctcaG GGCTACAGGGCTCTCTGAAAAATACTGCGGTGAAGTGGAGAGGAAGGCCTGGTCCTTGGGGCTCTGA
- the slc37a4a gene encoding glucose-6-phosphate exchanger SLC37A4a, translated as MATASYGYYRATIFLAMFVGYTLYYFNRKTFSFVMPSLMQEIKMDKDDLGMITSSQSLAYAISKFISGVLSDQISARWLFSIGLFMVGGINVVFSWSSTVAVFSVLWFLNGLGQGFGWPPCGRVLRKWFEPSQFGTWWAVLSCSMNLAGSLGPIIATVLAQSYSWRAILSASGTTCVVFSFVCLLLIKNEPKDVGLPNIEAAAKKSKGGSSGDESTLFEFLLSPYLWLLSVSYLVVFGVKTACTDWGQLFLIQDKGQSTLMGSSYMSALEVGGLLGSLAAGFLSDKAVAKQGLRIYGNPRHFILICMMAGMCVSMYLFRVTVTADSSKMWILCLGAAFGFSSYGPIALFGVIANESAPSNYCGTSHAIVALMANIGGFLSGLPFSTIAKHHGWEMAFWVAEITCAVSTIGFFLLRNIRTKMGHVSKKAD; from the exons ATGGCTACAGCAAGTTACGGATATTACCGAGCCACTATATTTCTGGCCATGTTTGTAGGCTACACACTGTACTACTTTAACAGAAAGACTTTCTCCTTTGTGATGCCTTCTCTAATGCAAGAAATTAAGATGGACAAGGATGACCTGG GCATGATCACCAGCAGTCAGTCTTTGGCCTACGCTATCAGTAAGTTCATCAGCGGCGTCCTTTCAGACCAGATCAGTGCCCGCTGGCTCTTCTCCATTGGCCTGTTCATGGTGGGAGGCATCAACGTGGTCTTCTCCTGGTCCTCAACTGTTGCTGTCTTCTCTGTCCTGTGGTTTCTCAACGGCCTGGGCCAGGGCTTCGGCTGGCCTCCCTGCGGCAGGGTGCTGCGCAAG tgGTTCGAGCCCTCTCAGTTCGGGACGTGGTGGGCAGTTCTCTCCTGCAGCATGAATCTGGCTGGCAGCTTGGGCCCCATTATCGCCACAGTGCTGGCCCAGAGTTACAGTTGGAGAGCGATATTGTCGGCATCTGGGACGACCTGCGTGGTGTTCTCCTtcgtctgtctgctgctcatcAAGAATGAGCCCAAGGACGTGGGGCTGCCCAATATAGAGGCAGCCGCCAAGAAGAGCAAAGGAG GATCCTCCGGTGATGAAAGCACCTTGTTTGAGTTTCTGCTGTCACCCTacctgtggctgctgtctgtgtcctACCTGGTGGTGTTCGGGGTGAAGACGGCCTGCACTGACTGGGGCCAGCTGTTTCTCATTCAGGACAAGGGCCAGTCTACACTCATGG GTAGCTCATACATGAGTGCCCTGGAGGTCGGAGGCCTGTTGGGCAGCCTCGCAGCAGGTTTCCTCTCTGACAAGGCTGTGGCCAAA CAAGGCTTGAGAATCTATGGCAATCCCCGCCATTTCATCCTGATCTGCATGATGGCTGggatgtgtgtgtccatgtaccTGTTCAGAGTCACAGTTACTGCTGACAGCTCGAAG ATGTGGATACTCTGCTTGGGAGCTGCTTTTGGTTTCTCCTCCTATGGACCAATAGCGTTGTTTGGAGTTATAGCCAATGAGAGCGCCCCATCCAACTACTGTGGGACGTCACACGCCATTGTTGCCCTGATGGCCAACA TTGGTGGTTTCCTGTCTGGACTACCATTCAGCACCATTGCCAAACACCATGGCTGGGAAATGGCCTTCTGGGTAGCAGAGATCACCTGTGCCGTCTCCACCATAGGATTCTTCCTGCTGCGCAACATCCGGACAAAGATGGGCCACGTGTCCAAGAAGGCAGACTAA
- the sgcg gene encoding gamma-sarcoglycan: MVREQYVTTTQGSSTPRPVPDHIYKIGIYGWRKRCLYLFVLLLIIILVVNFALTIWILRVMRFNTDGMGLLQVHSDGVKLEEGESEFLFPVYAEEIHSREDSSLLVHSSENVSLNARNENGDVTGRISVGPKEAQGRARNLLINSHNGNMLFTADGDQAVIGPDKLRVTGPEGALFQHSVEVPLLRSELLKDLRLESPTRSLSMDAPKGVHIKALAGNIEAASNMDVILQSSIGLLVLDAETVRMPSLPLSQGGVSGNAQGLYEVCVCPSGKLFLSKAGVTSTCSENQEC; encoded by the exons ATGGTGCGGGAGCAGTATGTCACTACCACCCAGGGCAGCAGCACACCCCGGCCGGTGCCCGACCACATCTACAAGATCGGCATCTATGGCTGGAGGAAGCGCTGCCTCTACCTGTTTGTcctgctgctcatcatcatcctAGTGGTCAACTTCGCCCTCACCATCTGGATCCTCAGGGTGATGCGGTTCAACACG GATGGGATGGGACTCCTACAAGTGCACTCAGATGGGGTCAAGCTGGAGGAGGGCGAGTCGGAGTTTCTTTTCCCCGTCTACGCCGAGGAGATCCACTCCAGAGAA gactCTTCGCTTCTAGTGCACTCATCGGAAAATGTTTCCCTTAATGCCCGCAATGAAAATGGTGATGTCACAGGGAGGATATCTGTGG GTCCAAAAGAAGCTCAGGGACGCGCTCGGAATCTGCTCATTAACTCCCACAATGGCAACATGCTGTTCACTGCAGATGGCGACCAGGCTGTGATTGGACCAGACAAACTACGAGTAACAG GTCCTGAAGGAGCGCTGTTCCAGCATTCGGTGGAGGTGCCGCTGCTGAGATCTGAGCTTCTCAAAGACCTGAG GTTGGAGTCTCCCACTCGCTCTCTCAGTATGGACGCGCCAAAAGGAGTTCATATCAAAGCGCTGGCTGGAAACATCGAGGCTGCCTCCAACATGGATGTTATTCTGCAGTCTAGCATAGGGCtg CTGGTGCTGGATGCTGAGACGGTGCGCATGCCGAGCCTGCCCCTGAGCCAAGGAGGGGTATCTGGAAACGCTCAGGGTCTCTACGAGGTCTGCGTCTGTCCCAGCGGCAAGCTCTTCCTGTCCAAGGCCGGGGTCACCTCCACTTGCAGCGAGAATCAGGAGTGCTAG
- the rps25 gene encoding small ribosomal subunit protein eS25 has translation MPPKQDKKKDTGKSKKDKDPVNKSGGKAKKKKWSKGKVRDKLNNLVLFDKATYDKLYKEVPNYKLITPAVVSERLKIRGSLARNALQELLAKGMIKLVSKHRAQLIYTRNTKGGDEEAAAEKA, from the exons ATG CCTCCCAAGCAAGATAAGAAGAAGGACACTGGGAAGTCCAAGAAGGACAAGGACCCAGTCAACAAGTCTGGAGGCAAAGCCAAGAAGAAG AAGTGGTCCAAGGGAAAAGTGAGGGATAAGCTCAACAACCTGGTCCTCTTCGATAAGGCCACCTACGACAAGTTGTACAAAGAAGTCCCAAACTACAAGCTCATCACACCCGCTGTCGTGTCGGAGAGGCTGAAGATCCGTGGCTCTCTGGCCAGGAACGCCCTCCAGGAACTCCTCGCCAAAG GCATGATCAAACTGGTGTCgaaacacagagcacagctgatTTACACACGTAACACCAAGGGTGGAGAtgaggaggctgcagcagagaaggcATAA